One genomic window of Elaeis guineensis isolate ETL-2024a chromosome 2, EG11, whole genome shotgun sequence includes the following:
- the LOC105061293 gene encoding AP2-like ethylene-responsive transcription factor CRL5 yields MKSMNNNNWLGFSLSPHISMEVSADPHHQPSSQSHHHQSQPTPAAVSSGNFFLSPPHLSSSGICYGVGENGGFYSQLPSMPLKSDGSLCIMEALSRSQQEGMVPSPSPKLEDFLGCGPNMGTHQYGNSDRGAMALSLDSMYYHQNPESEGNRGHPLDLLQQPFRQHIQVQQQQQQQHQPPPPYFQPLQEGMCSVLTGHEMYQPPLEEEQIGDGGIPGLKNWVTRSFSAANNGLGEEGGVGSGGPLGAMGYGDLQSLSLSMSPGSQSSCVTAPQHIPPAANDYMALDGSRKRGTGKGGQKQPVHRKSIDTFGQRTSQYRGVTRHRWTGRYEAHLWDNSCKKEGQTRKGRQVYLGGYDMEEKAARAYDLAALKYWGPSTHINFPLEDYQQELEEMKNMSRQEYVAHLRRKSSGFSRGASMYRGVTRHHQHGRWQARIGRVSGNKDLYLGTFSTQEEAAEAYDIAAIKFRGVNAVTNFDITRYNVEKIMASSTLLSGELARRNKDAEARNDAPSIQNSSRELNLTEDNSSGGSEWKMSLYQSPHQPSPISEEHGEKLMSGGDAFRNPSYSTSLHGLVGMDTVGSAQGINNSGNMGNAHLSNASSLVTSLSNSREGSPDRGGLPMLFAKPSPRLINSAPVNSWIPSTGLRPPMPMSHMPVFAAWTDS; encoded by the exons atgaagtcCATGAACAATAATAACTGGTTGGGATTTTCTCTCTCCCCCCACATAAGCATGGAGGTGTCTGCTGACCCACACCACCAGCCAAGTAGTCAGAGCCATCATCACCAATCTCAGCCCACTCCTGCCGCTGTCTCTTCCGGCAacttcttcctctctcctcctcaCTTGAGCAGCTCCGGGATTTGTTATGGCGTAGGAGAGAATGGAGGATTCTATTCTCAGCTACCTTCCATGCCTCTCAAGTCTGATGGCTCTCTTTGCATCATGGAAGCACTCAGCAGATCACAGCAAGAAG GAATGGTGCCATCTCCATCCCCAAAACTGGAAGACTTCTTAGGCTGTGGTCCAAATATGGGGACCCATCAGTATGGGAACAGTGACAGGGGAGCAATGGCTTTAAGCTTGGATAGCATGTACTACCACCAAAACCCAGAGTCTGAGGGCAACAGAGGTCATCCTCTAGACCTCCTCCAACAACCATTTAGGCAGCACATTCAagtgcaacagcagcagcagcagcagcatcaGCCCCCTCCTCCTTACTTCCAGCCACTGCAGGAAGGGATGTGCTCTGTGCTCACAGGCCATGAGATGTATCAACCACCATTGGAAGAGGAACAAATCGGAGATGGTGGGATTCCGGGCTTGAAGAACTGGGTCACCAGGAGCTTTAGCGCTGCCAACAATGGGCTGGGTGAGGAAGGGGGTGTGGGATCTGGTGGTCCTCTTGGTGCAATGGGGTATGGGGACTTGCAGTCTTTGAGCTTGTCCATGAGCCCTGGTTCACAGTCCAGTTGTGTCACAGCTCCCCAGCATATCCCTCCTGCTGCAAACGACTACATGGCTTTAGATGGAAGTAGAAAGAGGGGGACTGGGAAAGGGGGCCAAAAGCAGCCAGTTCACAGGAAATCCATCGATACATTTGGGCAGAGAACATCTCAGTATAGAGGTGTCACAAG GCATAGGTGGACTGGTAGATATGAAGCCCATCTTTGGGACAATAGTTGCAAGAAGGAAGGCCAGACAAGGAAAGGAAGACAAG TTTACTTGG GGGGTTATGACATGGAAGAGAAAGCTGCAAGAGCCTATGACTTGGCCGCCCTCAAATATTGGGGACCTTCCACACATATCAACTTCCCT TTGGAAGATTATCAACAAGAACTCGAGGAAATGAAGAACATGAGTCGACAAGAATATGTTGCTCATTTGAGAAG AAAAAGTAGTGGGTTCTCACGAGGAGCTTCTATGTACCGAGGAGTGACGAG GCATCACCAGCATGGAAGATGGCAAGCCCGAATTGGGAGGGTTTCAGGAAACAAAGATCTTTATCTTGGAACCTTTA GTACTCAAGAGGAAGCAGCTGAGGCTTATGACATTGCTGCAATTAAATTCCGAGGGGTGAATGCCGTCACCAACTTTGACATAACACGATACAATGTCGAAAAGATCATGGCGAGCAGCACTCTGCTGTCAGGCGAACTTGCCAGGAGGAACAAAGATGCGGAAGCTCGCAACGATGCTCCTTCGATCCAGAACAGCAGCAGAGAGCTTAATTTAACTGAAGACAACAGCAGTGGTGGTTCTGAATGGAAGATGTCCCTCTATCAATCCCCTCATCAACCATCACCAATCTCAGAAGAACATGGTGAGAAACTGATGTCAGGTGGTGATGCATTTCGAAACCCATCCTACTCAACCAGTCTTCATGGTCTGGTTGGCATGGACACAGTAGGTTCAGCCCAGGGGATTAATAATTCTGGGAATATGGGGAATGCTCATCTATCAAATGCATCATCATTGGTGACTAGCTTGAGCAACTCCAGGGAAGGGAGTCCTGATAGGGGTGGTCTCCCCATGCTCTTTGCCAAGCCCTCACCGAGGCTCATCAATTCTGCTCCAGTTAATTCATGGATTCCATCGACCgggctcaggcctccaatgccgATGTCTCACATGCCAGTGTTTGCTGCTTGGACTGATTCCTAA
- the LOC105061303 gene encoding short-chain dehydrogenase ptmH, whose product MDDNKKVVLITGCAKGGIGYEYCKAFADHGCHVIASDLPDRLSDLSNLQSDSIEPLELDVTSDQSVANATSKILSTCGRIDILINNAGIGSTGPLAELNLDAIRRAWEVNTLGQLRMVQAVAPHMVSRRSGRIVNIGSVVGSVPTPWAGSYCASKAAVHAISDALRVELRPFGVDVIKVLPGSVRSNLGQANEKRLGRQGWRLYKGFEDAIAERARASQGKNATDAGIFARHVAQKVLSPRPPREIVSGHMAGLFAVLAWSPVWVRDWFFAKRFGLDKKL is encoded by the coding sequence ATGGATGACAACAAGAAGGTAGTCCTGATCACCGGCTGCGCCAAGGGCGGCATCGGCTATGAATACTGCAAGGCCTTCGCCGATCATGGCTGCCACGTCATCGCCTCCGACCTCCCTGACCGTCTCTCCGATCTCTCCAACCTCCAATCCGACTCCATCGAACCCCTCGAGCTCGACGTCACCTCCGACCAAAGCGTAGCCAATGCGACATCCAAAATTCTATCGACATGCGGCCGCATTGACATCCTCATCAATAATGCCGGCATCGGCAGCACTGGGCCGTTGGCCGAGCTCAATCTAGACGCCATTAGACGGGCATGGGAAGTGAACACGTTAGGCCAGCTGCGTATGGTCCAGGCCGTGGCCCCTCACATGGTTTCCCGCCGGTCCGGGCGGATCGTTAACATAGGAAGCGTGGTTGGTTCGGTTCCTACCCCGTGGGCCGGTTCGTACTGTGCGTCCAAGGCCGCGGTCCACGCGATCTCGGACGCGCTACGGGTCGAGCTCAGGCCGTTCGGGGTCGACGTCATAAAGGTGCTTCCCGGTTCGGTCCGGTCCAACCTGGGTCAGGCGAACGAGAAGCGGCTCGGGAGGCAGGGGTGGAGGCTATACAAAGGCTTCGAGGATGCGATCGCAGAGAGGGCGAGGGCGTCGCAGGGGAAGAATGCGACGGATGCAGGAATCTTCGCGCGGCACGTGGCGCAGAAAGTGCTGAGCCCGAGGCCGCCGAGGGAAATCGTGTCCGGCCACATGGCGGGCCTGTTTGCGGTGCTGGCTTGGTCGCCGGTTTGGGTTCGAGACTGGTTCTTTGCTAAAAGGTTTGGGTTGGATAAGAAGTTGTGA